The Methylobacterium sp. PvR107 genome contains a region encoding:
- a CDS encoding type III polyketide synthase, translating into MTEAYLNRIETAVPPHDVHAAFAAFARSQLADDRRKLRILDRMVERSGIEHRYSCLAPGLDPGRDAVDAEGLYRPGSFPTTAARMRLYEEHAPALATRAVEKLELGDQRDRITHLVVSSCTGFSAPGLDIDIIERCGLRGSVERTMVGFMGCYAAINALKIARHIVRSEPQARVLVLNIELCTLHLQETSDLEQILTFLLFADGCAASIVSADPTGLRLDAFNALLTPNTRQLLTWHIRESGFDMVLSGRLPAAVQDGISGRADEFLAGNRIPDVDAWAVHPGGRTVLDAVERAFALPPSALAVSRNILRRFGNMSSATVMFVLAALMDQATAGQVGCAMAFGPGLVAETMMFRKAA; encoded by the coding sequence ATGACGGAAGCCTACCTCAACCGCATCGAGACGGCCGTCCCGCCCCACGACGTCCACGCGGCTTTCGCGGCCTTCGCCCGATCCCAGCTCGCCGACGACCGGCGCAAGCTGCGCATCCTGGACCGCATGGTGGAGCGCAGCGGGATCGAGCATCGGTATTCCTGCCTCGCGCCCGGGCTCGACCCGGGCCGCGACGCCGTGGATGCCGAGGGCCTCTACCGACCCGGGAGCTTCCCGACGACCGCGGCCCGCATGCGACTCTACGAGGAGCACGCCCCTGCGCTCGCGACGCGTGCGGTCGAGAAACTCGAACTCGGGGATCAGCGGGACCGCATCACCCATCTCGTGGTGTCGAGCTGCACCGGCTTCTCGGCCCCGGGGCTGGACATCGACATCATCGAGCGTTGCGGCCTCAGGGGGTCCGTCGAGCGGACGATGGTCGGGTTCATGGGCTGCTACGCGGCAATCAACGCCCTGAAGATCGCGCGGCACATCGTTCGCTCGGAGCCGCAGGCCCGGGTCCTGGTGCTGAACATCGAGCTTTGCACGCTGCACCTCCAGGAGACCTCGGATCTCGAGCAGATCCTGACATTCCTGCTCTTCGCGGACGGGTGCGCGGCCAGCATCGTCTCCGCCGATCCGACCGGGCTGAGGCTCGACGCGTTCAACGCCCTGCTGACGCCCAACACGCGACAGCTCCTGACCTGGCATATCCGGGAATCCGGGTTCGACATGGTCCTGTCGGGCCGCCTGCCCGCGGCGGTGCAGGACGGGATCAGCGGTCGCGCGGACGAATTCCTGGCGGGGAACCGGATCCCGGACGTCGACGCCTGGGCCGTCCATCCGGGCGGCCGGACCGTGCTCGACGCCGTGGAGCGCGCCTTCGCGCTCCCGCCCAGCGCGCTGGCGGTCTCGCGCAACATCTTGCGTCGGTTCGGCAACATGTCGTCGGCGACCGTCATGTTCGTGCTCGCCGCGCTCATGGATCAGGCGACGGCGGGTCAGGTCGGTTGTGCGATGGCGTTCGGCCCGGGTCTCGTCGCCGAAACCATGATGTTCCGAAAGGCGGCCTAG
- a CDS encoding methyltransferase domain-containing protein, protein MDAPDLPEAAYAALLADLARVNRWTLAARPTLAFLRRAARRAGRLRLLDVGFGQGDMLRRIARWAAREGVAVALVGIDINPRSAPVARAATDGGLRIEYRTGAYADLAGEGWDVIVSSLVAHHMDHAELLAFLRFMEAEARVGWLVNDLHRHALPHAGFPILARAMGWHRIVREDGTLSIARAYRPAEWPPILAEAGIAEASVSRRFPFRLCVERLR, encoded by the coding sequence ATGGATGCTCCGGATCTGCCCGAGGCCGCATATGCCGCGCTCCTCGCAGACCTCGCGCGCGTCAACCGATGGACGCTGGCGGCGCGGCCGACCTTGGCTTTCCTGAGGCGGGCGGCTCGGCGCGCCGGGCGGCTCAGGCTCCTCGACGTCGGCTTCGGGCAGGGCGACATGCTGCGTCGGATCGCGCGCTGGGCGGCCCGGGAGGGCGTTGCCGTGGCGTTGGTCGGGATCGACATCAACCCCCGTTCGGCGCCGGTCGCCCGCGCGGCAACCGACGGCGGACTCCGCATCGAATACCGCACCGGCGCCTACGCGGACCTCGCCGGAGAGGGCTGGGACGTGATCGTCTCGAGCCTGGTCGCGCACCACATGGACCACGCGGAACTGCTGGCGTTCCTTCGCTTCATGGAAGCCGAGGCGCGTGTCGGCTGGTTGGTCAACGACCTGCACCGGCACGCCCTGCCCCATGCGGGCTTTCCGATCCTGGCTCGGGCGATGGGCTGGCATCGGATCGTCCGCGAGGACGGCACCCTCTCGATCGCGCGCGCATACCGGCCGGCCGAATGGCCGCCGATCCTGGCCGAGGCCGGAATCGCCGAAGCCTCCGTCTCTCGCCGCTTCCCGTTCCGGCTATGCGTCGAGCGCCTCCGCTGA
- a CDS encoding NAD(P)/FAD-dependent oxidoreductase, giving the protein MRRAPPLIIGGGPAGAAAAIGLARAGLRPLLIERNPEAQDALCGGFLSWTTIRRLIDLGVDPVALGAHRVGALALFSGRDGAEARLPAPAVALSRRVLDEALRARARAAGAAIETGIGARALAEGRVRLVDGGEIRPPCTILATGKHDLRGAARPRPDGDAAVGLRWRLGGSRALATLLSDRVELHLFRGGYAGLVIQEDGNANLCLAVRRSRLSEVDGAPDRLLQAVAEESPALGLRLAAATLGRAQAVANVPYGWRAGPGPANLYRIGDQAGVIPSLAGEGIAIALCSGLAAANAIARGEPAERFQRSFSRRSSVPIALAGWLWRAAETPNAARQLVRAVASAPALGHLASRLTRI; this is encoded by the coding sequence ATGCGTCGAGCGCCTCCGCTGATCATCGGCGGCGGCCCGGCCGGTGCCGCCGCCGCCATCGGACTCGCCCGGGCGGGCCTGCGGCCGTTGCTGATCGAACGGAATCCCGAAGCGCAGGATGCCCTGTGCGGCGGCTTCCTGAGCTGGACGACGATCCGGCGCCTGATCGATCTGGGCGTTGATCCCGTTGCCCTCGGCGCCCATCGTGTCGGGGCGCTGGCGCTGTTCTCGGGGCGGGACGGCGCCGAAGCTCGGCTGCCCGCACCCGCCGTCGCCCTCTCGCGCCGCGTCCTCGATGAGGCCCTGCGCGCGCGCGCCCGGGCGGCGGGCGCGGCAATCGAGACCGGGATCGGGGCGCGGGCCCTGGCGGAGGGCCGGGTGCGTCTCGTCGACGGGGGCGAGATCCGCCCGCCCTGCACGATCCTCGCGACCGGCAAGCATGATCTGCGCGGTGCCGCGCGCCCGCGCCCGGACGGGGACGCCGCGGTCGGGCTGCGCTGGCGCCTGGGTGGGAGCCGGGCGCTCGCGACGTTGCTCTCCGACCGGGTGGAGCTGCACCTGTTCCGCGGCGGGTATGCCGGATTGGTCATCCAGGAGGACGGCAATGCCAACCTCTGCCTCGCCGTCCGACGAAGCCGCCTCAGCGAGGTCGACGGCGCACCGGATCGGCTCCTCCAGGCTGTCGCGGAGGAATCGCCCGCCCTCGGTCTGCGCCTGGCCGCGGCAACGCTCGGGCGCGCCCAGGCGGTCGCGAACGTACCCTACGGCTGGCGCGCGGGTCCCGGACCCGCGAATCTCTACCGGATCGGGGATCAGGCCGGGGTCATCCCGTCGCTCGCGGGCGAAGGGATCGCCATCGCGCTGTGCAGCGGCTTGGCCGCGGCCAACGCGATCGCGCGCGGCGAGCCGGCCGAACGCTTCCAGCGATCGTTCTCGCGAAGGTCGTCCGTCCCGATCGCTCTGGCCGGATGGCTCTGGCGCGCGGCCGAGACCCCCAATGCCGCCAGGCAGCTGGTGCGCGCTGTCGCCTCCGCCCCGGCGCTCGGGCATCTGGCCTCGCGGCTGACGCGGATCTGA
- a CDS encoding AraC family transcriptional regulator, with translation MDILAEVLDRVRLGGTLLFHFELGHPWNLALPQRPYALFHYVSHGSAILALDQEREFHMSAGDLVVISRGEPHEFYSDRRAEPFSVVDLDRSSAHHGIVRHGGGAQPCSTMICGKFTVAQPSRSSLLELLPPVLHLKSAEDGAWLEQILRRMVRESAQPRPGQDVVLSRLTEVLFVEVLRSWSQSLRPGEGGWLGAITDPHIGPALRLMHKRLDRSWTLDELGQQVGLGRSAFSARFTKLVGQSMYRYLIARRMSEAAFLLETSDLGIARIATGVGYESVAAFSKLFHRHHGLSPGRYRATRHLKDDARQENGL, from the coding sequence ATGGACATCCTTGCCGAAGTACTCGACCGCGTGCGCCTGGGTGGGACGCTGCTGTTCCATTTCGAGCTCGGCCATCCCTGGAACCTGGCACTGCCGCAACGCCCGTACGCGCTGTTCCACTACGTCAGCCACGGCTCGGCGATTCTCGCTCTCGATCAGGAACGCGAATTCCACATGAGCGCGGGCGACCTTGTCGTCATCTCGCGCGGCGAGCCCCACGAATTCTACTCGGATCGCCGAGCAGAGCCGTTCTCGGTCGTCGATCTCGATCGGTCGTCCGCGCATCACGGCATTGTTCGCCATGGCGGCGGCGCTCAGCCCTGCTCCACGATGATTTGCGGCAAGTTCACCGTGGCACAGCCGTCGCGGAGCAGCCTGTTGGAGCTGCTTCCGCCCGTCCTCCACCTCAAATCGGCGGAGGACGGTGCGTGGCTCGAGCAGATCCTGCGGCGCATGGTGCGCGAGTCGGCGCAGCCGCGTCCCGGCCAGGACGTCGTCCTCTCACGATTGACGGAGGTCCTCTTCGTCGAGGTGCTGCGAAGCTGGTCGCAATCGCTGCGTCCCGGCGAAGGCGGCTGGCTCGGGGCGATAACGGACCCGCATATCGGACCGGCGCTTCGATTGATGCACAAGCGATTGGATCGGTCCTGGACATTGGACGAGCTGGGGCAACAGGTCGGGCTCGGTCGCTCGGCGTTCTCGGCCCGCTTTACCAAGCTCGTCGGCCAATCGATGTACCGCTATCTGATCGCGCGCCGGATGTCGGAAGCTGCCTTCTTGCTCGAGACGAGTGACCTGGGGATCGCACGCATTGCGACCGGCGTCGGCTACGAGTCCGTCGCCGCGTTCTCAAAGCTTTTTCACCGGCATCATGGCCTATCACCTGGCCGTTACAGAGCGACCCGGCACCTCAAAGACGACGCGCGGCAGGAGAACGGCCTGTAA
- a CDS encoding alpha/beta hydrolase translates to MQGVVLSLAAALMSATTLAAAHATALPKGAAHNIVLVHGAFVDASSWKPVADILTKKGYTVTRVENPLTSLAADVEATEQALAKQRGKTVLVGHSWGGVVITQAGNDPKVSALVYVSAFAPDVGQSLATLAKSGPATEGAAAIHPDDKGNLYIDPKVFPSAVAADLPPQIAQSLANHQLPLSHTAFEAPVDAAAWHHKPTFYVISTLDKVIAPEVQKLFAAAMKAQTTKVAGSHASLVVHATEVAAAIEKAALAK, encoded by the coding sequence ATGCAAGGTGTTGTTCTGTCCCTGGCCGCGGCCTTGATGTCTGCAACGACATTGGCCGCTGCCCACGCCACCGCGCTGCCCAAGGGGGCGGCTCACAACATTGTCCTTGTCCATGGCGCGTTTGTCGATGCATCGAGCTGGAAGCCCGTCGCCGACATCCTCACGAAGAAGGGCTACACCGTCACGCGCGTCGAAAATCCTCTGACCTCTCTCGCCGCCGACGTCGAGGCCACCGAGCAGGCATTGGCAAAGCAGAGAGGCAAGACGGTTCTCGTCGGCCATTCCTGGGGTGGCGTCGTCATCACGCAGGCCGGCAACGATCCCAAGGTCTCGGCGCTCGTCTACGTCTCCGCCTTTGCGCCGGACGTGGGCCAATCCCTGGCGACCCTCGCCAAGAGCGGTCCGGCCACGGAAGGGGCTGCGGCGATACATCCCGACGACAAAGGCAATCTCTACATCGATCCCAAAGTCTTCCCATCCGCGGTCGCGGCCGACCTTCCCCCGCAGATCGCCCAATCCCTGGCGAACCATCAGCTTCCGTTGAGCCACACGGCGTTCGAAGCGCCGGTCGATGCGGCCGCGTGGCACCACAAGCCGACGTTCTACGTGATCAGCACGCTGGACAAGGTGATCGCACCGGAAGTCCAGAAGCTGTTCGCCGCCGCCATGAAGGCCCAGACGACGAAAGTCGCCGGCAGCCACGCCTCGCTCGTCGTTCACGCGACCGAAGTCGCCGCGGCGATCGAGAAGGCCGCGCTCGCCAAGTAA
- a CDS encoding DUF2165 family protein, whose amino-acid sequence MWLRLSKIALVAAIALTCSLVALGNIVDPDLNLAFVQHVLSMDTISPDHSIHNRAIINPELQWLAFILIVLGEILAALPIWLGAIQMLRHLTEAGPRFARAKAPAIVGLSTGFLIWQAGFLGIGGEWFGMWMSKTWNGQESAFRFAMTVLGVLIYLVQPD is encoded by the coding sequence ATGTGGTTGCGCCTATCCAAAATTGCCCTGGTTGCCGCGATCGCCCTGACCTGCAGCCTGGTGGCCTTGGGGAATATCGTAGATCCGGATCTGAATTTGGCGTTCGTGCAGCATGTTCTGTCGATGGACACAATTTCCCCGGATCACAGTATTCACAATCGAGCTATCATCAATCCTGAGCTGCAATGGCTTGCCTTCATCCTGATTGTGTTGGGTGAGATTCTGGCCGCACTGCCCATATGGCTCGGCGCGATTCAGATGCTCCGGCACCTGACGGAGGCCGGTCCCCGTTTCGCGCGCGCTAAAGCGCCGGCCATCGTCGGACTCAGCACCGGATTCCTGATCTGGCAGGCGGGGTTCCTCGGCATCGGCGGTGAGTGGTTTGGTATGTGGATGTCCAAGACATGGAACGGCCAGGAATCGGCCTTCCGATTCGCCATGACGGTGCTCGGCGTGCTGATCTATCTGGTGCAGCCGGATTGA
- a CDS encoding sensor histidine kinase yields the protein MTQPRAPSIRRRLLVRMLLPALALALLLGFAGALVIRNVVETTHDRLLDGSVLAIAERLTVDDGEVSVDLPRVALGMLESQAQDRIYYSVTYGGALVTGYRDLADLDVDSLPPGVTTHRDGIVRGASVRIAAQARRVYGKPSAVLVQVAETREARQGLERRLLAGLALAELGLMGLIGALSWYSIDSSLRPLTRLSEAISQRAVPGAINLQPLDVAGVPREALAPVLALNTLLERLEQSIAGERTFTSDASHQLRTPLAVLRMHVDLLRRLTPGEPVQAAAIDDIDGAARRLERLLAQLIALARADAGVAGTDAPVAITDLNDIAARVVTEQVPHALARTGEIVLDRPDGTVPVVGDPFIIGEILTNLVDNAIRYNRSEGTTIVRVRRTKIGACVEVEDEGPGIPLEVREKVFERFYRVATRDGPDGSGLGLAIVRALADRIGGAVTLASRAGRSGLIARASFRIP from the coding sequence GTGACCCAGCCGCGCGCGCCCTCGATCCGGCGGCGCCTGCTCGTCCGCATGCTGCTCCCGGCCCTGGCGCTCGCGCTGCTCCTGGGCTTCGCCGGGGCGCTCGTGATCCGGAACGTCGTTGAGACGACGCACGATCGCCTGCTCGACGGGTCCGTCCTGGCGATCGCCGAGAGGTTGACGGTCGATGACGGCGAGGTATCGGTCGACTTGCCCCGCGTCGCCCTCGGGATGCTCGAGAGCCAGGCACAGGACCGGATCTATTACAGCGTCACCTATGGCGGGGCGCTGGTGACCGGCTATCGCGACCTCGCAGACTTGGACGTCGATTCGCTTCCGCCCGGGGTGACGACCCATCGCGACGGCATCGTCCGAGGGGCGAGCGTGCGGATCGCTGCCCAGGCACGGCGGGTGTACGGGAAGCCGAGCGCGGTCCTCGTCCAGGTCGCTGAGACGCGCGAAGCCCGCCAGGGCCTGGAGCGACGCCTGCTTGCCGGGCTCGCCCTCGCCGAGCTGGGGCTGATGGGCTTGATCGGGGCCTTGTCCTGGTACAGCATCGACAGCAGCCTGAGGCCGCTGACCCGGCTGAGCGAGGCGATCAGCCAACGGGCGGTCCCGGGGGCGATCAACCTGCAGCCGCTCGATGTGGCCGGGGTGCCTCGCGAGGCGCTGGCCCCGGTGCTCGCCCTCAACACGCTGCTCGAGCGCCTGGAGCAATCGATTGCGGGGGAGCGCACCTTCACGTCGGATGCCTCGCACCAGCTGCGGACGCCGCTCGCCGTGCTCAGGATGCACGTGGACCTGCTCCGCAGGCTCACGCCCGGGGAACCGGTCCAGGCCGCAGCGATCGACGATATCGACGGAGCCGCGCGGCGCCTGGAACGCCTCCTGGCGCAACTGATCGCGCTCGCCCGCGCCGATGCGGGCGTCGCTGGCACGGACGCCCCAGTGGCGATCACCGACCTGAACGACATCGCGGCCCGTGTGGTCACGGAGCAGGTGCCCCACGCCCTCGCGCGCACGGGCGAGATCGTGCTCGATCGCCCCGACGGCACGGTACCGGTCGTGGGCGATCCGTTCATCATCGGCGAGATCCTCACCAATCTCGTGGACAATGCGATCCGCTACAACCGTTCTGAAGGCACCACCATCGTCCGCGTCCGGCGTACGAAGATCGGCGCCTGCGTGGAAGTCGAGGATGAGGGCCCGGGCATACCCTTGGAGGTGCGCGAGAAGGTCTTCGAGCGGTTCTACCGGGTCGCGACGCGAGACGGTCCGGACGGCAGCGGCCTCGGGCTCGCGATCGTTCGAGCCCTCGCGGATCGGATCGGCGGAGCGGTCACGCTTGCTTCCCGTGCAGGCAGGTCGGGATTGATCGCGCGGGCGAGCTTTCGGATTCCGTAG
- a CDS encoding response regulator encodes MRVLVVEDDAALARGLISALRQGGYAVDHEADGADAVRLATSEPYSLVILDLGLPGLPGFDVLKAVRAAGSTVPVMVLTARDAITDRVRGLDLGADDYLLKPFDLAEFEARVRALVRRGQAVPNPILRCGTLELDRAAGTVTLGGVPVALRRRELAVLTILMTRAGKPVPKERLSAEIFGFDEAVAPNALELYVARLRKKLQPDGPEIRTIRGLGYLLMPV; translated from the coding sequence ATGCGCGTACTGGTCGTCGAGGACGATGCCGCCCTGGCGCGTGGCCTGATCTCCGCCCTCCGGCAGGGCGGCTACGCCGTCGATCACGAGGCGGACGGTGCCGACGCGGTGCGGCTCGCGACGAGCGAGCCCTACAGCCTCGTCATCCTGGACCTCGGCCTGCCGGGCCTGCCGGGCTTCGACGTGCTCAAGGCCGTCCGGGCGGCCGGCTCGACGGTTCCGGTCATGGTGCTGACCGCGCGGGACGCCATCACCGACCGGGTCCGAGGGCTCGATCTCGGGGCGGACGATTATCTGCTGAAGCCCTTCGACCTCGCCGAGTTCGAGGCGCGGGTCCGGGCCCTGGTCCGTCGCGGCCAGGCCGTCCCGAACCCGATCCTGCGCTGCGGCACGCTGGAACTCGATCGGGCGGCAGGCACCGTGACCCTCGGCGGGGTGCCCGTCGCGTTGCGGCGCCGGGAACTCGCCGTCCTGACCATCCTGATGACGCGCGCCGGGAAACCCGTCCCGAAGGAACGGCTCAGCGCGGAGATCTTCGGTTTCGACGAGGCGGTCGCACCGAACGCCCTCGAACTCTACGTCGCCCGCCTTCGGAAGAAGTTGCAGCCGGACGGTCCTGAGATCCGTACGATCCGTGGCCTCGGCTATCTGCTGATGCCGGTGTGA
- a CDS encoding ABC transporter substrate-binding protein — protein MSPRHAVGLLLLLAVSLGPAAAQVEPPLAAEDAGSATARRETVVVVRATTDEAEVADLIAGFRKAHPGVAVSYTKMNSATLYDSFVEEAAAGAGTADIVWSSAMDRQIKLVNDGYAARYASPEAASLPAWAVWRNEAFGVTAEPIAIAYNRTLLPPERIPQTRADLIRFLTDHPEAWKGKVVAYDPERSGVGSLILAQDADVTPRTWDLVSALGQAGVKLYTRTETMLDRIADGEALLAYGVFGAYALERAKQDPAIGVVLPTDYTLLVSRIAFIAKTAPHPAAARLFLDYMLSREGQERLASRSLTPARTDARRADDPVASAPALRPVPVGPELLANLDQILHARMLRRWRRAVEGR, from the coding sequence TTGAGTCCCCGCCATGCCGTCGGCCTCCTCCTGCTCCTGGCGGTCAGCCTCGGTCCGGCTGCGGCACAGGTCGAACCACCCCTGGCGGCCGAGGACGCGGGCTCCGCCACGGCCCGCCGCGAGACCGTCGTGGTCGTGCGGGCGACAACCGACGAGGCCGAGGTCGCCGACCTCATCGCGGGCTTCCGCAAGGCCCATCCCGGCGTGGCGGTCTCCTATACCAAGATGAACTCCGCGACCCTGTACGACAGTTTCGTGGAGGAGGCGGCGGCCGGCGCGGGTACGGCGGACATCGTGTGGAGTTCCGCCATGGACCGCCAGATCAAGCTGGTGAACGACGGCTACGCCGCCCGCTACGCATCCCCCGAGGCGGCCTCCCTGCCGGCCTGGGCCGTGTGGCGCAACGAGGCCTTCGGCGTGACGGCCGAGCCGATCGCCATCGCCTACAACCGGACGCTCCTCCCGCCGGAACGTATACCCCAGACCCGCGCCGACCTGATCCGATTCCTGACCGACCACCCGGAGGCCTGGAAGGGGAAGGTCGTCGCCTACGATCCGGAGCGGAGCGGTGTCGGGTCGCTCATCCTCGCGCAGGACGCGGACGTCACGCCCCGAACGTGGGACCTCGTCTCCGCCCTCGGGCAGGCCGGCGTGAAGCTCTACACCCGGACGGAGACCATGCTCGACCGGATCGCCGACGGCGAGGCCCTCCTCGCCTACGGGGTGTTCGGCGCCTACGCCCTCGAGCGGGCCAAGCAGGATCCGGCGATCGGCGTCGTGCTGCCCACAGACTACACGCTCCTCGTCTCGCGGATCGCCTTCATCGCGAAAACTGCGCCGCATCCCGCCGCCGCCCGGCTGTTCCTCGACTACATGCTCTCCCGCGAGGGCCAGGAGCGCCTTGCCTCCCGGTCGCTCACACCGGCCCGGACGGATGCCCGCCGGGCCGACGACCCGGTCGCTTCCGCCCCGGCCCTGCGGCCGGTCCCGGTCGGGCCGGAGCTGCTGGCCAACCTCGACCAGATCCTTCACGCCCGCATGCTGCGGCGCTGGCGGCGTGCCGTGGAAGGCCGCTGA
- a CDS encoding MFS transporter → MIQAHPSSSKVATVLRVTSGNFLEMFDFFLFGFYATYISKTFFPVGNEFASLMLTFVTFGAGFLMRPLGAIFLGAYVDSIGRRKGLIVTLGIMAAGTILIAFVPGYGTIGLFAPFLVLVGRLLQGFSAGVELGGVSVYLSEMATPGNKGFYVSWQSGSQQVAVMFAAVIGFILNHALSPADMNDWGWRIPFFIGCAIVPFLFYIRRSLEETEEFLNRKHRPSMKEVFGSLARNWQIVLLGMLLVGMTTISFYTITVYTPTFGKAVLKLSDTDSLLVTFCTALSNLFWLPIMGALSDRIGRKPILLVFSALTLLTAYPVLGWLVASPSFGNMLIALLWLSFLYGSYNGAMVVALTEVIPASVRTAGFSLAYSLATALLGGFTPLVSTWLIEATGNRAAPGLWMAFGGACGLVATLLIYRRATQPVALGAPA, encoded by the coding sequence ATGATACAGGCCCATCCGTCGAGTTCCAAAGTCGCCACGGTCCTGCGCGTGACCAGCGGCAACTTCCTGGAAATGTTCGACTTCTTCCTGTTCGGCTTCTACGCCACCTACATCTCCAAGACCTTCTTCCCGGTCGGCAACGAGTTCGCCTCGCTGATGCTGACCTTCGTGACGTTCGGCGCCGGCTTCCTGATGCGGCCCCTCGGCGCGATCTTCCTCGGTGCCTACGTGGACAGTATCGGCCGCCGGAAGGGGCTGATCGTCACGCTCGGCATCATGGCGGCCGGCACGATCCTGATCGCCTTCGTCCCGGGCTACGGCACGATCGGCCTGTTCGCGCCCTTCCTGGTGCTTGTCGGGCGCCTGCTGCAGGGCTTCTCGGCCGGCGTCGAACTCGGCGGCGTCTCCGTCTACCTGTCGGAGATGGCCACCCCCGGCAACAAGGGCTTCTACGTGTCCTGGCAGTCCGGCAGCCAGCAGGTCGCTGTGATGTTCGCCGCCGTGATCGGCTTCATCCTCAACCACGCCCTCTCGCCCGCCGACATGAACGATTGGGGCTGGCGGATCCCGTTCTTCATCGGCTGCGCGATCGTGCCGTTCCTGTTCTACATCCGGCGCTCGCTGGAGGAGACGGAGGAGTTCCTGAATCGCAAGCACCGGCCGTCCATGAAGGAGGTGTTCGGCTCGCTCGCCCGCAACTGGCAGATCGTGCTGCTCGGAATGCTGCTCGTCGGCATGACGACGATCTCTTTCTACACGATCACCGTCTACACCCCGACCTTCGGCAAGGCCGTGCTCAAGCTGTCCGATACCGACAGCCTTCTGGTCACCTTCTGCACCGCCCTGTCGAACCTGTTCTGGCTGCCGATCATGGGGGCGCTGTCCGATCGGATCGGACGCAAGCCGATCCTGCTCGTCTTCTCGGCGCTGACCCTGCTCACCGCCTACCCGGTGCTGGGCTGGCTCGTGGCCAGCCCGAGCTTCGGCAACATGCTGATCGCGCTCCTGTGGCTGTCCTTCCTGTACGGCAGCTACAACGGCGCGATGGTGGTGGCGCTGACCGAGGTGATCCCGGCGAGCGTGCGCACGGCCGGCTTCTCCCTCGCCTACTCGCTGGCGACGGCCCTGCTCGGCGGCTTCACACCCCTCGTCTCGACGTGGCTGATCGAGGCCACCGGCAACCGCGCGGCCCCCGGGCTGTGGATGGCCTTCGGCGGGGCGTGCGGCCTCGTCGCCACGCTCCTGATCTACCGCCGTGCAACCCAACCGGTCGCGCTGGGCGCCCCCGCGTGA